Within the Epinephelus lanceolatus isolate andai-2023 chromosome 9, ASM4190304v1, whole genome shotgun sequence genome, the region agaGCTGCCACTTGTGCCACTTGTGCTACTGCAGTTATTTCATTCATCATACAGCCATGCAGTAAAAGCCGAAGATGTTGGGTTGGGATTCGGCATTTTACCGGGGTCAGGGGAGACAGGTGGTGGAGCGGTTACCTCCGCTTAGTGATGTCGGGTCTGGGCTGGGCCTTTCAGGGCAGGGGACAGGTGTAATGGGCACTGCAGCATTTTTCTTgatgacaaaacaaccactaatgCCTTACATTTTAAACTGGGGGTATGTTTTACAATTGTGATGTTGCTTGAGGAGGAGTACAGGGCTGCTTACACATATTTAATacacacatggagacagatTTGTTAAATGTCAGGTGCACtggtatgactaatgataatgtTTAGTTGCACTTGACAGATTTTTGGTCGTACTCTGGAGCCCCGATTATTGCTTTTATCGTAGAATCTGTCATATGCAGTTCTGTATAAGGTTAACCTGTATCAAATACTCAAACAGTCTTCTGTCTCATTTGTTTTACATATACAGCACAATAGTTTTTTGTTACCTGTGAAATTGTTAAAATGCGGTGTGTATTGTGAATGCACTGTCTCAAAATCTAATgatttcttctcttttctcatTTTCCTGTCAGGCAGCCGACAAACTGGAGAAGCATATCCAAGAAATGGACGACGGCAGCTACATCGAGTTCGATGTGCCGGAGTTCAGTAACACTGTTCTTACCCAGCTCAATGAGCTGCGGCTGCAAGGAAAGTTGTGTGACATCATCGTTCACATTCAGGGCCAGCCATTTCGAGCCCACaaggctgtgctggcagctagTTCACCCTACTTTCGTGACCACTCAGCTCTCAGCACCATGAGTGGCCTTTCCATCTCGGTCATCAAAAGTCCTGAGGTGTTTGAGCAGCTTCTTGCATTCTGCTACACAGGTCACATGTCCCTGCAGCTCAAGGATATAATCAGTTTCCTCACTGCTGCAAGCTTTCTGCAGATGCAGGCCATCATTGACAAGTGCACCCAAATCCTTGAGAGCATCCACTCCAAGATCAGCCTCCCAGTTAGTGTCTGCAGCCCAGAGAAGGATGACTCACAGACCAGCGGCAATGGGGTCAACGACAGCAACCTCTTTGTAAACCCTACCCAGATCTCCCCCCCTTACTACTCCCGGCAgagtcaggcaggacacgaaGCGCGCTTTGAGCTGGCAGGGAAAAGCCTGGGTCGGGGGCGACAACTTCAAGAGGAAGGCCAGTCAGACCGAGGCAGTAGTGATAGTGTGTCAGAGCATGATGCTCCCATAGAGGGAGAAACGGAGCAAGTGGAACTGATCGGCAAAGACGGGCAAGTAACAGATGTGCATGTGAAGATAGAGAAGACCGATAGACCCACTTACTCAGATAGTTCCTCAGCTGGTGATGATGGCTACCACACAGAGTTGGTAGATGGAGAGCAGGTATTGGCTGTCAGTGTGGGCTCTTACGGGCCTGTCATCCAGTCTGCTGCCTATTCTTACTCAGGGCTGTCCTCCTCATGCTTTGTCAACCTTAGCAACTCCAGTCCTTCCCGCTCCATGCTCAGTGGCTTCAGAGGTGGGCGAGCCAGGGCAAAGCGTCCTTTGGCCATCCCAGCAGGGGTGCTGAGTCATATCAAAACAGGCTCAGATGATAGCGAATCAGCTGTGGGAGCCACAGGGTTGGAGAACGATGTGCGAGAGCGTAGCCTGCGGAGCCAGTGGTACCCCTACAATGAGAGACTCATTTGCATCTACTGTGGAAAGACCTTCAATCAGAAAGGGAGCCTGGATCGCCACATGCGCCTGCACATGGGAATCACCCCATTTGTTTGTAAATTCTGTGGCAAGAAGTACACAAGGAAAGACCAGCTGGAGTACCACATCCGTGGCCACACGGACAACAAGCCCTTCCACTGTCAGATCTGTGGCAAATGCTTCCCATTTCAGGGCACCCTTAACCAGCACCTGAGGAAGAAGCACATGGGAGCATCAGAGGGCAGTAATCATATAGACTCTCCAGAGAGGACGGAGGGAAGCTCAGGTCAGAAGGACCAAGAGGATACGTCTGAGGGGATGGCCTTCGAGGCGCAATATGCAGAAGAGGCACCAGCCAATGATATGGAAGAGAGTTCAAAATGCAGTCCAGAGGAGGCTCAAGCATCAAGATGTGATTTTTAGGTCCTGCTTCAGGTTAAGGAAGCTTTAAGAAATGTTTATCTTAACTCAACTTaaaggacttttttttctttttgaatcaGCTCCCTCTACTATGGACATTTCTTGTGTCAAAGGGTTTCTGTCAATTTTGTGAAAGTTAGACATTGAATGCAGAAAGCAAATGGGTGCTTTATAGAAATTTGATTCTTTCAAGCAAAGGGAGTAACAACTTACTATTTTTGAGGAGGTCCCAATAATCAAGACCCCCTAATTGATTTCTCTTTTTATCtttccatgttttttaaaacatatttacagagTTATATAGGCATGTTGCAATAATTGATAATGTGAAAGCTCTGGTAAGATGCTTGTCATATCACCTTTTTACCTGACCTGTTTTTGCACATGTGGCCACAAGAGGTCACTTACTCACAAGGAATGATTTTTCTGCCAGTGCAAAGCTTCGTGTGACATATCCGTTCAATACCTCATGATGCAACTACATACTCATAACAGACAGTATTTTAACTTAAATAAAACTCACCAGGTTCTACCTCATAGCCAAGAACCTACCAGGCACAGACGTGTTCACCGTTTGGAAATCCGTTTTAGGTTGTATATGTACATTATCTTATTGCCAAACCCTGTAAAGAATATTCTCTCAACACAAAGCCTTGATACTTAGAGGAAATATTCCTTGCTGATTGTATGGATTGGGGACTTAGTCCTTGTCAAATGTTTCATGGTCAGCCAGGTTAAAATGATGATTAAGAAGGTGCTATGTTAGGAGTACATTAAATTTGCTAGCtttcttgtgtgtttgtttttggcaaATGCGGAGAATAGAGTAAGAAAATGGCCCTGCATATTTTCAAGATATGATTTTGCTGTCTTATAACGTTTATTCTACAAAACACTTAAGATATCTCTCATCACTACTGGAGATCTCACTCTGTTGGCCAAGGCGTGGTTTTTTAGATGCTGTCATCCATGTAATGGATGAGTTACGTCCATACAGTGAAGTCATTTGTATTTCTCTATACTCTGATGGCAGACTTATACTGAATTATTGTATGTGTAAATTGTTTTGTCCTGAGGTAGGCTTCTAGGTTACTACTCAGCGTCTAACAGAGACGGGAGTACTCATTGTCAACTCAGCACAGTAGGAACAGCTCTGGACCTGTTCACATAAATCAGTATAGTATACTAGTCTGAATAATATGCAAACAGAAAGAACAAAGGAATCTCAGCCATTTTGACATGGTTTTTCTTCCATTATTTGAAAGAGCTATAGGATTGTTTCCTTGTTTTCCTTCTGTCCTACCTTTTTACGATGGGACGGTCGATCTGTGATCTTTGTTCTCTGCATTGGGTGGGGTCAGATGCAGACTCGGAACAAGTTTTCCTCATTCTTCAATCCTACTTCACGGTGTTGACATAGATGCAGCATTGCTAGATTAAGGAGAGGTAGCTGATGATCCAAAGCATTGATGCACTTTGCAGAGTTGGTGGGAGGGATGAGCGCTGTCCCATTGAGAAAATGTGCTAATTTCTGTCTTAATTCTGATGCGGCAGTGTCAGGGTAGTACTAGTTTCAcagcagtgatttttttttcttactctaaataaaaatgttgtgaACTTTGACAAGACTCTGCAATCACATGAATACTATTGGCTACAAGTCATGCATATGGCTACCTATTTTATCTATACTGTTTGAACCATGGGGAAATGGGATGGGGGTGTTGTTAGTTTATAGAGACTTTGGTTTTAAAGTGCATTCACAGTAAATACCTAAAAGGCCATTCAAGGGCCTGATTGATTATTCTGTCATATTTTGGAAATTTAAAGCTCAGCCGGGTTGTCCCTTTTGTGCTTTCCTGCTTTCTTATTGCCAATCAGCTGTTTAATACGTTTTTTGAGAGCACCTGCTATATGCTTTTGTCCCATCTGGTCCATGCTGAATTTGTGTCAATGAATTGGATTTGATTATTTCACAGTTTCCATATGATTTtctactttgtgtgtgtttggtgggaGAAATACTGTGTTTTGTTGCTTATGTCTAATGTCAAGAGTGCAGTCCTTTTTATTCCACTGAATGTGCGGTTATCGTCTTCACTCATTGACAGTCGAGATAGCGAACCAAAATGTAGGGAATTTTGCAAAAATCGGTATAGCTAGCTTTCCGTTATCTTTGTGTTCAAGGAGTCATCACAAACACTTTCGGTCATCACACCCACAGTCTATCAGTACATTTTAGATGAATGTTTACTCAGTCCAGTTCATTTCTGTCGGCCGCTGATGCGACATGCAGGTTTGACGGCTGATCTGAACTCACCAAAATCAGCAGCTGACTAAATTGATTCTTGCCCTTcactcagaaaaaaaaggagatgcATTGTAAGTAATGTTTTGTGAGTAAAAGGTACAAACTGCTAAAACATTTTTGTGCCAAGTGTTCACACACCAAAGACTAGTAGGTGATTTTTAAGCATAAATTTTGACTGTATTGCATAATTGAATGCTCAGCGAGGAGAAGAGGTTCTTAATTTAATGTAGGACTAGGACATTGCTATTTGTAAGGAATGTATGTTTCCCAGCTTGTAACAATCACTTGTGTAAAATTTGAACAATTTGCTAAGAAGACATTAAGCAGCCAAGTCATAAATAACATAATATATTAAGCCATACAAAAGCAGACAATATAAACGTTGTGCAATAGGTATTGTAATTGTTTAAGCCAATGTAAACAAAAGAGAGAATACTTCACAAAAAGTGGCATCTTTAACTTAGTGCCTTGCCACAAGCTTTACATTTTAGATTCTGGCACTTAGATTCCTGTGCCTCTTTCATTTTCTAATGGATTGAAAAGAGATTATAAACCGAATATGGCCACAAACATCCTTTAAAGTGGTACCAAGAATGAATAGAAATGAATTCACGTCATTCTTGTTCATTTTGTCGTTATTTTCAGCTCAAGTCCTACCCCCGTTTTTGCttttatctctcttttttttttttttgtcatggaaTGGACTGATTTTAAGGTTTCACTGATTTTGTAGCAATTGATAACAATCAAATGAGGCAGACTCGTTCCCTGCAAGCTGTTGCCCTGTGTTTTAGAGACTATACTGTATGCCTCCTCTCTAACCACTGAGGACAATCTTAACATTGTACTGTAGTTTAAGGCATTTCAACAAAGGAAGGAGATGCATGAGAAACACAAATTCTACTTCCTCTCATTTGTCTCGGAGCATCTGGCAAGGGAACAGCTGCTTGGGTATTTAGCagataataaactgaatatatctggagtttaaaaaaaagcaaaaaaaagctTACCCTCATATACTGTAGCTGAATTGCACGTTGCTCAACCAcaaaattgtatgaaattgccaatggataattttttttaaaaaacttgagTTTTCTTGTATTTGTGTCATCGACTGTGCACTTACAGTTTTTTGTTGATAGTAAATACCACCTCCATCCGGGAAGTTTAGTTCATCTCTGTAGTTACCCTTAAGGGACTCAGCTATGATGGCCTCAATCACTTTGGTAGGGACCTTTACCCCTTAAATGGTGCtttttagactaatccgattctttttttatttatcaaacaAGTAGACAAGTCCATGTAATCATCACAGGTGAACGGAGGGGAAATTGTTTAAATGCTTTTCATGAACTACAGTTACGTGACACACACCTTCAGAACCAACTGAActtgacacacacactcgaATCGACTCTTTGTCAACTCTTAGTTCCACACCTCTTGAGAGGAACGGGAGATGCATTATGGGCCACAAGTAATCAAAAGGAAGTGTTTACAGGGAAGGCTGTCAGACTACTTTTTGAAATTGCAGCTCGTCCTATTCTTTTTATAATAAACTCACTTCAGGTAGTTTACAAACACTGATACAGGCTTAGAAAAAAATCTTAAGTCTTCCATAGCTTTTCTGTCAGTTTCTGTCCACTGTGTATTATAAGAAAAAGCAataacctttttaaaaaaagtggtgTATTGGGATCATCAAGCCTATTGAAATATTGGCCTGTCATATATCAAACAAAGTGAATGTCAGGGAGCTGTTGAATTGAAGTAGGACCAGGACAATttgatattgatttattttttatatattttctgaAACTTTGGAAACTTTCCActtcagaaaaaatatatataaatggggaaaaaagtggtgTTGCTTGCTGGTGTTCTTAAATGCTCATCAAAATCCAGTGGTAGTCAGAAAACTGCAACACAGGAACTGAGCGTGTGGTTCAGTCATCTAACTCAGTGGCACTGTTCAGAGTTGCACCTCCAGCTGTGTCAAATAATGAAAGGGATTTTTGGGCTGTATAGCCACTGTTTGGGAGCGGGCTATCTGTGGTCATGCTGAGGTTAAGTGGTCTCCTTCGGCTCCTTGCGCACTGAGACTGTAGTTGTGGTTGTTCAGGACAAGGGGGAAGTTTTCAGTCCAGCTATTGTTCCTTTTCCTTTTACAACTCCCTAACCTCTGCACTATAATGTCTCTGGCTCATATGTATTTGGTGAcaaggcaaaaaagaaaaaaaaaccttagaaCTCAGGGTATATAGTGTTAAAAGTGGTCTCATTGGACATACTACTAATGTCCATAGTATAATCGTGCACTTCTCTTCAGGTGGGGAAACAAGTCCtcagtcagtggttcccaaacaTTCTGCCTCAAGGTCTCAATGAGCCCATATTTTCCACAGAGCTGAAGCATGGGGAGCGCTGGAGACCACGAACCGAACCATGATAGCAGAAACACCCCAACTCCTGTTTTGTCCACTCTACACACAACCTCACAACCCAACTGTGAACCTCAGAACTCTACTGTTTTGTACAACTATGAAGTAAATGAAGCTAGCTAGAGCTGATGTTGTATCTCTTGCCatttatgaatttattttatagcatgaaataaaatatatttattcaaattatatattttactCATAATCATTCTGTGCTGCTTCATTTTGGTTCTTAAGCTTGTAAATtgcttttttattatataaaaaatGTCAATAGAATAATGCGTTTGTAAAATAAAGACGCTCATTTGGCTCTGATTTGTCTTTTGTGTGTCTCAAAAATggatttgtatgtgtgtttaacatgtgcaTGCAAACTTGAATGACCCACAGGAACGCACTTGGTGTTaaaaggaagagaaaaacaTACTGTTATATTCAGCCAGCTTTTAGCAGTCTTGTTTACAAGGTGTTGAACAACAAGGCATCCAATATATGGGCAAAATTGATTGCTGACATGCATGGAATTCACATGATACTGTCATCATATTATGAAGGCATGCCATCTGGAGAAGAAGCACATGTATGTGCAACTTTTACCCTCTAGAGGGAGCTAGAGTACAACAAATACACCTCAAAGGGTCACTAATCCCCATGTGCCAGAAACTCAGTTAAACATAAACAAGGATGTATCTCAGAATGCATTGACCATTGTGATGTAAAACACTATGCCTCAGTATTAAAATGTTACTAATACAAACAGCCCTGAGTAAATGTTAGGCCACTAGTTTGAGAAAATTAAGTTACATTTGGTTATGATCAGCACCTTTTCCTCTTTTAAGTTCTTTCGagacttaaataatttatttttgcttAGAGTTTTCTTGCTTCAGGGGGTGCTTGTGGAAAATAGCCCATTCACAAAGTCACAGAGGCCAAGTAGCAGAATCTAAAACAATAAATTAGTCTAGTCTCAGATGGctaataaaattaatttatcaCCAAACAGGCTCCGTTCCCTGCTGCATCTGCAGTCAGATTCTCTGCCCAATCGTCAGCGCTGTTATTGCTCCTGTCCCTACTTTGTTAAAAAATGCACCCAAAGGGAGACATATATTCATAAAATGGCACAGCTGTGCAACAGCCTCCCATAGTGTTACCACTGTCTGTGGCTTTCACAGAAAGTAAGAACATGAGGGAACCAAATGACTAATAAACCACCAAATTGGCCAGCTATGTGCTTAgctgacattttctttaaatagTTTGCAACTGTTCTTTCAGGCTGCATGTTGCAGTTTGACttcattgagaaaaaaagtATCTAGCTTTTTTATACCTTAATATATTGATACCTACCAATCAGTAAATCCTATAATACTTGCAACACATGATGCAAAATAAGCATCAGTCACTCATTGCTGAAAATTCTAATAAACTGGATGAATTGTTTAAATGGCAGCGTTATAGGGCCGCACAGACATCTGATCCTAAAATAATAGACTAAATTGCCCTGTGCAGTGGAATATGAGAATAAAAAAGAACCACAGAATACAAGGCCAGGAAACCCGAGGTAGTCATGTTTCCACAAGGAGTCTTTAACTGCATTCTATGGGAATGATGTATTGTGGCTCTCTGTAACACAAACTCTACCAGTTGGACTGGAGTGAATAATTGGTAGGTATAGCTGTTTCACACATTCGTTAATATGTACTTTTGGGATGatcatttgttttgttatgGCAGTTTTGCAAGTAGAACATGACTGGTGGGTCCTCGGTTGCCTGCACACGTTTGCTGCACTTTGGCTCAGTCTGTCTCATGCAGCAATGCACCCACAGAGTCCTGAAGCTGCAGCCTTCTTATGCATCTCACAGCTCAGACAGGGTCATTTCAGGCATGTACTCTTACCTTTTTGGAATGCCGCTGGAGCAAAAATGTGCCTTGTAGTTTGATAATGTGAcctattaattaatttaatccaGAAGATAGCTtgatgtttgtcatttttttttacctatggGCAGTGGTGCCCCCATAAAGTTTTCATAGGGGTGGTCAGATGGAGCCAGTGAAAATGCACACCGAAACCAAAAGCCACAACTGAATTTCAGAAATTTTATTATGCAGTTAAAGCAATAGCCAATATGAGAGTTAAGGAATGCAttctgatatactttggtttcttattttccagttaatattactaagtatgtgatgtgcatagactaatactGATACAGTTAACATATTGAGTTCctcaacaatcctgttttaatgtggtATGTATCTATACATGTTAGGTGAGTCATTGctcttcaaataggctggttgttCTTTGTCCTTAGAAATCAAATATACAGCTTTCATTTGAAAGAGTACATTGACTTTagggaacaaaacatttaatggaaacaagCCTTTTTAAGTTTAGGGGAGTCTTGTGGGTAtgcatagaacccattttcattggGATATCTGAGGTGAGTGTTGAAGGGACCTTCAAGGGAAAATGACTTTGTCAGTTGTTCCCTCGCCAAAAGTTTGCCTAGCCCTGGAGCATCATTTAGCCTCCTTCCTGTCAAACTAACATGACATACTTGGTGCCAGTGGATGCCTTCGGtcagtagttcccaactggtccaaccacggggtccagattccTCCTTTGTCAtaagttcaaggtccacacagttcaatacaccaatcagccaaaacattaaaaccactggcggGTGAAGTGATAAACATTGATCatgttgttacagtgcaatgttctgctgggaaacctttggtcctggcattcatgtggatgctacttgatgTGCTCCACCCACCCGAACACCATTGCAGCCCAAGTAaacctcatggcaacagcagtTGTcgatggcagtgccccccctAGAAGGACAATGCACCacgccacaccacaaaaactgctcaggaatgaccccaggaatgggacaaagagctcaagacaTTAACTTGGCCTTCAAATACCCCggatcccaatctgattgaaCATCTGAGGAATGTGCTGtaaccccagaggtacccccaaTCCATGGTGGGTCCTCCTTGgaccggacttggctctgacctgtcaaggcatggacacaggacctctggagggtgtccTTTGGTGCAGGGTGTTACTTtcagatcctttgagtcctgtgggtacAAGTACATCTTACAGATGTTTGATTAGATCAGGATCCaaggaatttggaggccaggttgatgccttgaggTCTCTGTCATGCTCCTCGGGCCATCCCTGAGCCGCTTTTGTGGTGTGGCTTGGCACATTGTTCTGCTGGGTCGGCCACTGCTACtggggagtgctgttgccatgaggcggggtacctggtctgcactggtgtttaggtgggtggagcGCGTCAAGTGGCATCCATGTGAATGTCACAGTCCAAGGTtttccagcagaacattgcactgtaataAGATGACCAGTGTTGTTCacgtcacctgtcagtggttttaatgttttggctgatcgatGTATATtcgctctgtgctggaaattcgctgtacttcaaaataaagtgtgttttttgtttttttgtacaaacTTGACACCTTGGCGAGTCACTTACGGTCCATTCATAATGGActcgcgacccaccagttgggaactactgccttaggttgtctagtttcacaagagACCACTAAGCTTCATGCTAGCTTTATAAATGACCACAACACAGCCcattaaagacagtaatgttgACCCCAAGTACTTTGGCAGTGGGGGAGCCAGCAACTGTATCAGGGTAGCCATGGCCCCCCTGGCCCCCTGTGGAGGCGCCACTGCCTGTGGGGTCATTTTGAGGGGCTTTTGTAAAACACATTGTGCCTTTAGATTTTTCTTAATCCCTCTGTTATCTGGTATTACTGCAATAGGGCCGATGTGTGAGTAACTCAAGCTCTTCCTTCAACATATTGTATCTGACTAAAGCATTAAGGATACTCCCAGTTGACCTCATTGATCATACAACAATGGAGGATAATGGATCTTGCATCCTGTCTGGCTTCTTCCTCATAATGTTGTTACTCCTTTGCTCTCTGAATGAGATAATACTGCCACGTTACAAGGGATCTGGGAGTCAGGAGTGCAGCTactgaggaagaagaggaaaacagGTGATGGGTCCCCACCCACACAGGATAAAAATCCTGTGATTTACTAGGTTCGTTTATTCCTGAAGGGACTCCTTCTCTAAGAAACCACTGGAAACTACTGGTCTACCTCAACCATGAGAGTGTTAAATCGCTCAAAAGGAAATGCGTACAGCGACAGTTGCGGGAAGTTAAACTCTGACCTGTTGGCCTGACTCACACAACGCCGCAATCCCCCCGCGTGCGATGGCTGCAGGGCACAGGTGCGCTGCACGTGTGAATGCTATCAAGGCCGCGACAGAGTGGAAAAAACAATGAAAGTGAAGCCAAGGAAGCACAGCAGCTAGCAGGTAGGGTACCATTTCCCCCTTTAAAGCTGAATATTGGCAAAGCTTGGTTCGTTTTTAAGCAGCTAATTAGAAGTAACGTGAAGTATCTGTGAATTCAGCTGCTTGTTAGCTAGCAGGTGTATTAATGCTAAAACGGTAAGTAGTTAGCAAACTCCAGTGAAGCTAACTGCTAAACATGCTAATGTTGACGTGG harbors:
- the zbtb34 gene encoding zinc finger and BTB domain-containing protein 34 codes for the protein MLICKTAADKLEKHIQEMDDGSYIEFDVPEFSNTVLTQLNELRLQGKLCDIIVHIQGQPFRAHKAVLAASSPYFRDHSALSTMSGLSISVIKSPEVFEQLLAFCYTGHMSLQLKDIISFLTAASFLQMQAIIDKCTQILESIHSKISLPVSVCSPEKDDSQTSGNGVNDSNLFVNPTQISPPYYSRQSQAGHEARFELAGKSLGRGRQLQEEGQSDRGSSDSVSEHDAPIEGETEQVELIGKDGQVTDVHVKIEKTDRPTYSDSSSAGDDGYHTELVDGEQVLAVSVGSYGPVIQSAAYSYSGLSSSCFVNLSNSSPSRSMLSGFRGGRARAKRPLAIPAGVLSHIKTGSDDSESAVGATGLENDVRERSLRSQWYPYNERLICIYCGKTFNQKGSLDRHMRLHMGITPFVCKFCGKKYTRKDQLEYHIRGHTDNKPFHCQICGKCFPFQGTLNQHLRKKHMGASEGSNHIDSPERTEGSSGQKDQEDTSEGMAFEAQYAEEAPANDMEESSKCSPEEAQASRCDF